In a single window of the Pseudogemmatithrix spongiicola genome:
- a CDS encoding AraC family transcriptional regulator, whose amino-acid sequence MPTLRYEEFAVDAALRPWLLNYWRFSVGAHGPDAAPHTVWPDGCTSIALLATPSPGPRIFCTGPRVTAMQPPLRPHSVMWGLRLWPDCSAAVLGLAAGQLRDRTGPADPSIATWAAPLLEACDAREAAPVVSAFDALLRPRQPAWSQPDAAVRRALRFITAQRGDVAMATVASEAGLGLRQLQRRFAQLTGVTLRDWARIRRLRESIALRLQHEGGWSAIAAETGFADHAHLTREFRALVGLAPSHVAERLDAIEHRNVRP is encoded by the coding sequence ATGCCGACGCTGCGCTACGAGGAGTTCGCCGTCGACGCCGCGCTGCGGCCCTGGCTGCTCAACTACTGGCGGTTCTCCGTCGGCGCGCATGGACCGGACGCAGCGCCGCACACGGTCTGGCCCGATGGCTGCACGTCCATCGCACTGCTGGCGACGCCCTCGCCCGGCCCGCGCATCTTCTGCACCGGGCCGCGCGTCACCGCGATGCAACCACCGTTGCGGCCGCACAGCGTGATGTGGGGCCTGCGCCTCTGGCCCGATTGCAGCGCCGCCGTCCTGGGACTCGCTGCCGGACAGCTCCGTGACCGCACGGGCCCCGCCGATCCGTCCATCGCGACGTGGGCCGCGCCCCTGCTCGAAGCCTGCGATGCCCGCGAGGCTGCGCCCGTGGTGTCCGCCTTCGATGCGCTGCTGCGTCCCCGGCAGCCAGCCTGGTCGCAGCCCGATGCCGCCGTGCGACGCGCCCTGCGGTTCATCACGGCGCAGCGCGGGGACGTTGCGATGGCCACGGTCGCGTCGGAGGCGGGCCTCGGCTTGCGCCAACTCCAGCGACGCTTCGCCCAACTCACAGGCGTGACGCTGCGCGACTGGGCGCGCATCCGGCGCTTGCGCGAATCCATCGCCCTCCGCCTGCAGCATGAGGGCGGCTGGTCGGCGATCGCCGCCGAGACGGGATTCGCCGACCACGCGCACCTCACGCGCGAGTTTCGCGCCTTGGTCGGCCTCGCCCCCTCACACGTGGCGGAGCGACTCGACGCCATCGAGCACCGTAACGTACGCCCCTGA
- a CDS encoding response regulator, whose amino-acid sequence MRILVADDDRQFSQLACQMLVASGHQAIPAYDGASALMAAMRSPAPDMIVLDLQMPAGDGTTTLAKLKQSARTALIPVLVVSATTDPAMHDRVRTLGAAGFLSKPIDPDTFIDALEAFAPPAKPGPRAR is encoded by the coding sequence ATGCGCATTCTCGTCGCCGACGACGATCGGCAGTTCTCCCAGCTCGCCTGCCAGATGCTGGTGGCCTCCGGCCATCAGGCCATCCCGGCATACGACGGCGCCAGCGCGCTGATGGCGGCGATGCGCAGCCCCGCGCCGGACATGATCGTGCTCGACCTGCAGATGCCCGCCGGCGACGGCACGACCACGCTGGCCAAGCTCAAGCAGTCTGCCAGGACCGCACTCATCCCCGTGCTCGTGGTAAGCGCCACGACGGACCCTGCGATGCACGACCGGGTACGGACGCTGGGTGCTGCGGGCTTTCTCTCGAAGCCCATCGACCCCGACACGTTCATCGATGCTCTTGAAGCGTTTGCCCCGCCCGCGAAGCCTGGCCCCCGTGCTCGCTAA
- a CDS encoding PPC domain-containing protein, protein MLAKRAAVLLTALVALSSGAARLQAQEPDFIVLSAYVEDAGGAPTLAPSRTINLVLIANNRGEGTARNARLRIELRAPGVAFVDDAGARMREVVLGDFGGRVSEQVFVPVVATERTGSIDIVVTPLYDGQRGAPVAQPFGFPTGFPGATVATQAPTTPSTPSRPAANPSTPPVTRGGAAPPRPTAGTRLSRAQILALEPDLSRVIAPNEPVSGTLGSQSLLLDDGTRVGVWYYQGSRGERITVTQTAGGFDSFLLLGRQGASRVLASDDDGGGGLNSRIRQTLPADDMYVIIANTIGSDASGNYTLQVESDRVPAAVTQGAGSNADARRGAALGGLLGAAAANTARGGASAGSERGAAAATSAAPMTAAQIFALPLDESRIVRMGATVQGALSASDLKLTDNTYLDVYYFNGFQGDKVSITLRSRAFDAYLHFGELGGSAAIATDDDGGSGTDARVSVTLPRTGTYVIIANALSAGGTGAYTLEVRSP, encoded by the coding sequence GTGCTCGCTAAGCGGGCCGCGGTCCTCCTCACCGCCCTCGTCGCCCTTTCCTCCGGCGCTGCTCGCCTGCAGGCCCAAGAGCCGGATTTCATCGTCCTCAGCGCGTACGTCGAGGACGCCGGTGGCGCGCCGACGTTGGCGCCGAGCCGCACGATCAACCTCGTCCTCATCGCCAACAACAGGGGCGAGGGCACGGCCCGCAATGCGCGCTTGCGCATCGAACTGCGCGCGCCGGGCGTGGCCTTCGTGGACGATGCCGGCGCCCGCATGCGCGAAGTCGTCCTCGGCGACTTTGGTGGACGCGTGAGCGAGCAGGTGTTCGTGCCGGTGGTCGCGACCGAACGCACGGGAAGCATCGACATCGTCGTCACGCCACTCTACGACGGCCAGCGCGGCGCTCCTGTTGCGCAGCCGTTCGGGTTCCCGACCGGATTCCCCGGCGCGACGGTCGCCACGCAGGCGCCGACTACACCCTCGACGCCCTCGCGGCCAGCCGCGAACCCGTCGACACCGCCCGTGACGCGAGGCGGCGCGGCTCCGCCGCGGCCGACGGCCGGGACGCGGCTTTCGCGCGCGCAGATCCTCGCGCTCGAACCCGACTTGTCGCGCGTGATTGCCCCGAACGAGCCCGTCAGCGGCACGCTGGGCAGCCAGAGCCTCCTGCTCGACGACGGCACGCGCGTCGGCGTGTGGTACTACCAGGGCTCGCGTGGCGAGCGCATCACGGTCACGCAGACCGCCGGGGGCTTCGACTCGTTCCTGCTCCTCGGCCGCCAGGGCGCGTCGCGCGTGCTCGCCTCCGACGACGACGGCGGCGGCGGGTTGAACTCCCGCATCCGCCAGACGCTCCCCGCCGATGACATGTACGTCATCATCGCGAACACCATCGGCAGCGACGCGTCGGGCAACTACACGTTGCAGGTCGAATCGGATCGCGTACCGGCGGCGGTCACCCAGGGCGCGGGCTCGAACGCCGACGCCCGCCGCGGCGCGGCACTCGGCGGCCTGCTTGGCGCGGCCGCGGCCAACACCGCGCGCGGCGGCGCATCCGCGGGCAGCGAGCGCGGCGCTGCCGCCGCGACGAGCGCGGCGCCGATGACGGCCGCGCAGATCTTTGCACTTCCGCTCGATGAGTCACGCATCGTGCGCATGGGCGCCACCGTGCAGGGCGCGCTCTCCGCGAGCGATCTCAAGCTCACCGATAACACGTACCTGGACGTCTACTACTTCAACGGCTTCCAGGGCGACAAGGTCTCGATCACGCTGCGCTCCCGCGCGTTCGATGCCTACCTGCACTTCGGCGAGCTGGGCGGCAGTGCGGCGATCGCTACCGACGACGAC